The following nucleotide sequence is from Nesterenkonia xinjiangensis.
GACGACGGCGCTCCAGCCGCCCGGCCCTATGTGCTCACCATGGTCGGCGGCGGCTCCGACGGGGCACACATCGCCCTGGCGTCCGCGCTATCCGAGCCTCCGGCGGGACACCGGCACCTCATCGTGACCGGGCCGCAGATGCCCACCGAGGACGTCGCGCGGATCCGCGAGGCCGTGGACCGCCGCCAGGAGTCCAGCCCCGGCCGGGGCGGGGAGCCGCGGGTGCAGGTGCTGCGCAGCGCGGGCAACGTGCCGGCACTGGTCCGCGACGCAACCGCCGTCGTCTCGATGGCCGGATACAACTCGGTGGCCGAGGTCATGGCCACCACGACGCCGGCTCTGCTGGTCCCCCGTCACACCCGCCGCGCGGAGCAGCCACGACGCACCGCGGCCCTGGCCGCCATCGGAGCCCTCGACTCCCTGCCCGCTGTGGAACTGAGTCCGCAGGCGCTGACCCGCTGGCTCGCCGGCGCCGTGAACCGCCGCACCCCGCGCGACCAGGTGGACCTCGACGGGCTCACCCGCGTAGGGGGCTTCGCGGCCGAGCTGATCGGCGCAGCCCGCACCACCCCGACGGAGGTACCCGCCCATGCCTGAATCGACCACGCCCGTCGTCGGCTACGTGCTGAAGATGTATCCGCGCTTCTCCGAGACCTTCGTGGTCTCGGAGATCCTGGCCCGCGAGGCCCAGGGCGAGCAGATCGTGATCTTCTCCCTGCGTCCCACCACGGACAGCCGCTTCCATCCGGAGCTGGCCCGAGTGCAGGCCCCGGTGATCCACGTGCCGCGCCCCAGCTCGGCCACCCGCCTGTGGGACGCTCTCAGCTCCGGGCCGGCGTCGGGCGTGGCCGCAGCCTGGGAGGAGCTGCGCCGGCACAGCCATGACGACGCCGCCCAGGCGGTCGCCGTCGCCCGGCTGGCCCGCGAGCACGGGGTCACGCACCTCCACGCCCATTTCGCCTCGGTGGCGACCACGGTGGCACGGCTGGCCGGGCGCATCGCCGGGCTGCCCTACTCCTTCACCGCGCACGCCAAGGACATCTTCCACCAGGACGTGGACCCTACGGACCTGGAGGCCAAGCTCGCCGACGCCCACCACGCGATCACCATCAGCGAGTACAACCTGGCCGACCTCCGCCGTCGGTTCCCTCAAGCCACCGGCACTCTGCATCTGGTGCGCAACGGCCTGGAGCTGGAACGCTTCCCCTTCACCCCCGACAGGCCCCAAGCCACCGACGTCCCGCCGCGTCTGCTCGCGGTGGGGCGCCTGGTGGAGAAGAAGGGCTTCCGTCTGCTGATCGAAGCAGTGGACGTGCTGCGCTCCCGTGACCTCGACGTCAGCGCAGACATCGCCGGCGACGGACCGCTTGCCGAGGAGCTGGCCGCGGAGATCACGCTCCGCGGGCTGGACGACCGCATCCGCCTGCTGGGCCCGCTCACCCAGGCGGAGCTCTCGAAGCGTCTCGGAACCGACGACGTCTTCGTCGCCCCCTTCGTGGTCGGCACCGACGGCAATGCCGATGGGCTGCCCACCGTGCTGCTGGAGGCGATGGCCCGCGGCATCCGCTGCGTGGCCGCCGACGTCACCGCCGTCGGCGAGGTGGTCGTCCCGGGCGAGACCGGGTGGCTGGTGCCCAGTGACGATGCCCCCGCCCTGGCCGATGCGATCCAGGAGGCCGTGGCTGAGGCATCCGCGGAGGGCCAGATGGTCCGTCGGGCCCGCGCTCTGGTGGAGGAGCTCTTCGCCTCCCGCCGTCAGGCCGCCGCCCTGCGCGCCCTGGTGCCCGTGGAGCGCCCCTCCGTGTCCGCCGGAGGTGCCCGATGAGGATCGCCTATCTGCTCGCTGACCCGGGCATCGGCGTCTTCGGCACTAAGGGAGCCTGCGTGCACGTCCAGGAGATGGTCCGCGCCCTGCGGTCCCACAACCACGAGGTGACCGTCTATTGCACCAAGCGTGGGGACCGCCCAGGCCGGCCGGAGACCGAATCCGTCCCAGACGACCTGGCGGACCTGCCGGTGGTGGTCATCCCGGTGCCCGGGGCCAGGGACGCCGCGGCACGGGAAGCCGCCGTGGCGCAGGCCGCCGAGCAGATGGCCCGCCTGGCCGCCGCCGACGGCGCCGAAGCCGCCTATGAGCGCTACTCGCTGTTCTCCGAGGCCGGAGCCCGGCTGGTCGAGCTGACCGGCGTCCCGCTGGCGGTGGAGGTCAATGCCCCGCTGATCGAGGAGCAGCGTGACCATCGCACCCTCCACGACGAGACGACGGCCTGGAGCGCCACCCGCCGCACCTTCGCCGCCGCCGACGTCGTCTCCTGCGTCTCCGAGCCGGTGGCCCGCTGGGTGGCGCGGGTGGAGCCCTCCGCGCAGGTCGCCGTCATCCCCAACGGCGTCAACACCGAGCGGATCCGCCCGCAGGCCGAGGACCAGGCAGGTCAGGCCACGAGACCGTTCACCATCGGTTTCGTCGGCACCCTGAAACCCTGGCACGGCACCGAGATGCTGCTGCGCGCCGTGGCGACGGCCAGCGGCCGCGAACCGGGCGGCTGGCGGCTGGAGATCTGCGGGTACGGACCGGAGCTGGCCCGGCTGCGCGCCCTGGCCGAGGAGCTCGGGCTCGAGGGCACCGTGCACTTCCTGGGAGCCGTGCCCCCGGCGCGGATCCCGCGGATCCTCGAGGGCTTCGACGTCGCTGTGGCCCCGTATCCGCGGCCCGCCTCCGGCGAGCACTATTTCTCCCCGCTGAAGGTCTACGAGTACCTCGCCGCCCAGGTCGCCGTGGTGGCCTCCGCCGTCGGGGACCTGCCCGAGGTGCTCGGCCACGGCTCCTGCGGCCTGCTCGTCAGCCCCGGCGACGTCGACGCGCTGGCCAACGCATTGGACCAGCTCGCCCGCCACCCCGAGCTGCGGGCCCGGCTGGCCGCCGCCGGCCGCGCCGCCGTCGTGGCCGAGCACAGCTGGCACCGCCGCTGCGCACAGCTGCTCACGATGCTCGGACACCGCCCCCAGGCGGTGATCCCCGGATGAGCGCCGCCTCTGCCTCCGCCCGCCGCCAGCACCGCCGGGCCGTCTCCCGCACACTGCGGATGCTGGTCCCACATCTGGGAGAGCACAAGCTGCTCATCGCACTGGGGCTGCTCGCCCTGGCCGGCGACGTCGCGTTCCGCATCCTGGAGCCCTGGCCGGTGAAGTTCGCCGTCGACGCCGTCACGGAGGCCCTCGGTGCCCGTCTGGCGGAGACCACCGGGATCGCCGGCGACGTCTCCACCACAGTGGTGCTGTGGGCGCTGCTGCTGGCCGGCATCGTGGGGGGACGGGCGGTGTGCAACTACATCTCCACGATCGCCTTCGCCAAGACCGGGGTGAAGGTGGTGACCCGCCTGCGCACGAGGGTCTTCGACCACGTCCAGTCGCTGTCCCTGCGCTACCACTCCACTGCCTCGGTGGGAGACACCTCCCAGCGTCTGGTGGGAGACATGGGGCGGCTGCAGGAGGTCGCCGTCACGGCCGGACTGCCCCTGGTGGGCAATGTGATGACCCTGCTGGCGCTCTTCGTGGTGGTCATCATCATGAACCCGACCCTCTCCCTGGTGGTGCTGGTGACCGCCGGCCTGTACTTCCTCATCTCCCGAGTCTCCTCGCCGAAGATCTCCTCAGCCTCCCGGGACACCCGCAAGGGCGAGGGCCGGTTGGTCGGCGACGCCGCTGAGGCGCTGGCCGCCATCCGGGTGGTGCAGGCCTACGGACTGGAGGACACCGTGGCCGCGGGGTTCGCCGCAGGCAACGCCCAGGCGCTCAAGGCCGGGATCAGAGCCCGGAAGCTCGCCGCCCGCCTGGAACGCTCCACCGATGTGCTCGTCGGAGTCTCCACCGCAGTGGTGCTCGGCTTCGGCGGCTGGCAGGTGCTGCGCGGGGTGATGACCCCCGGTGACATGGTGCTGTTCCTGATGTACCTGAAGATCGCGATGAAGCCGCTGCGAGACATGGCCAAGTACACCGGACGCATCGCGCGGGCGGCCGCCTCCGGCGAGCGCATCGCGGATCTCATGGACGAGCCGGTGGAGATCACGGATCCGGACCCTGCCCTGCCCATGGGCCGAGTCAGCGGCGACGTCGCGTTCTACCGGGTGAGCGCCCGCGACGGCCATGGTCGGGAGCTGTTCCGGGACCTGAGCCTGCATCTTCCCGCCGGGCAGCGGGTCGGGCTGCTGGGCCCCTCCGGGTCGGGGAAGTCCACGCTGGCCGGTTACCTGCTGCGCCTGGCCGACCCTGACGAGGGAGCGGTGCTGGTGGACGGTTGCGACACCCGCCGCGTCCGCCGAGAGGACCTGCGCCGCAACATGGCCATCCTGCTGCAGGAGTCGGTGCTCTTCGCGACCACGGTGCGCGAGAACATCCGCTACGGGCGGCTCGAGGCCACCGACGACGAGGTCGAGCAGGCCGCGCGGCGGTCGGGGGCCCACGATTTCGTCACCGCGCTGCCCCAGGGCTACGAGACGGTGCTCGGAGCCCGCGGCGACACCCTCTCCGGCGGGCAGCGGCAGCGTATCGCCATCGCCCGGGCACTGGTCCGCGACGCCCCGATCGTGATCCTCGACGAGGCCACCACCGGCCTGGATCCCGCCTCTCGAGATCTCGTGGAGTCCTCCCTTCAGGAGCTGACCCGGGGGCGGACCACAGTCGCCATCACGCATGATCTCAGCACTCTCCAAGGTGTGGACCGCATACTCTGGCTTCAGGATGGTCGCATCGTCGAGGACGGCTCCCCGGAGGAGCTGCTCGCTCACGAGGGCAGCCGAGTCGCTCGCTGGGCCGCGGCCCAGCGGGAGTCCTCCGCCCAAGAGGAAGCCGGGCGGACTCCGGCAGAGGCCATCCACGGAACGGCGGAGACCCCCGCGGTGCAGCAGCAGCCGGAGGGGACCGCCCAGGACGAGAGGGCCAACGCGTGACCGCTTCACGAGCCGCATCCCAGGACCTGCCCCGGGGCGCACAGCAGATCGGCGAGGCCTCATCCGCCTCGATCGACGAGCTGGAGACCCCCATGGAGTCCCCGGAGATCCCCGCCGGCGCCGCCGATCCGGACGAACAGCTCGCGCAGGCCTCCCACCTGACGATTCCGGTGCCGCCGGTGAAGGTCCGCGCCCCGCGGGCCGCGGACGCCGACGCCGCCGTCGCCGCCCTCACGCACCTGCAGCATGCTGAGGGCCTGTTCGACGACGACGCCCTCTCCTCCTGGTTGGGCTTCCCCGTGCACGGACGCCATGTCCGGATCAAGCCCGAGCGCAGCGTGCTCATGGCCTGGGAGCGCACCGACGGGGACCGATCCGCACCGGACGGCGCCGACGGACCCGCCCAGCACGGCTGGACGGAGGTGTCCCTGGACACCGACAAGTACGCCAAGACCCTCGCCCGCGCCGAACGGGTGGGGCGGCAGCTGACCATCCACCGGGAGGACCCGGTGTACCTCGTCTCGGGGTCGATGTGGTCGGACCGGATGCTGGGCCGCGAGCTGGCCGAGGCCCAGGACGCGCTCGGCCCCGAGGTTCCCTGGCAGGTGCTGCGCTACAACCCAGGGCGCCGGGTGGTCGCCGGCGTGCAGCTCGAGGGCGCACAGCATGTGGTGCGGGTGAGCGCCGGCGAGGTTGCTCCCCAGCTGGCGGCGGCCGACCGGTGGCGTCGGCTGGGGGTCCCCATGGAGCCGATGCAGCCCCTCGGTGAACGCGGGACCGCGGTCATCTCCCCGCGGTGGGGTCTGGGTGATCTCCTGCAGCACCCCGTGGGAGCCGCCGCCGAGACTGCCGGAATCGTCTTCGGTGAGCTCCACACCCGCTCCTCGGAGCTCGAGGTGCAGCCCGACAGCGTGCTGATCCCGGAGGTCGCCGAGGCCGTGCATGCCATCGGGCTGGTGGCCCCGTGGCTGGGGCAGCGGGCGGACATGTTGGCAGAGATGCTCTCCCCGCAGCTGGAGGACCTCGGCGAGACCGACGAGCTGGTGGAGCTCCATGGCGACCTCTCCCCCGACCAGGTGCTGGTCTCCGACCTCGACGGCTCGCGAGTGCGGATCATCGATCTGGACCGAGCCGGCCGGGGGCCGGCGATGCGTGATGTCGGCTCCTGGGTCGCCTCCTGCCGGGCGGCCGACCATGTGGAGCTGGCCGACGCGTTCCTGCACGGTTATCGCGAGGTGGCGCCGATCGATGAGGATTCGCAGGCCGCCTGGGAGGCGTATGCGCATCTGCGCGCCGCCTTGGACTCCTTCCGCCGTCGGGAGGCGAACTGGCCCCAGCAGGCCTCCCGGCGCATGTCGATGGCCGAGCGGGCGCTGCAGAGATGACCCGGACGGGCACCTCGGGTTCTGTCGTGCTGCCGCCGGAGCATGCCGAGGTCGAGGGCGGAATCGTCACCATCACCCGGGTATGGCCGGAGAAGGCCTCGACGAGCCGTGGGGCTCACGGCTCGTCGAGGCTGGCCGTCGAGGCGGTGGATGCTCAGGGTCGCCTGCGCGCCGGCTGGTTCCAGGGCGCCGGGGACGGGCGTCTCGACCTCTTCCCCGCCGGAACGGATCCTCGGCTCCCACAGCTGGAGCAGCTGAGCGGGAGCGGGGTCGTGGTGTCGCATCGTCCGCACCGCCGCGCCGTGGTGCGCACTGAGCTCGCTCCGGAGAACGCCGGTGCTGCGGGCTCCCGATTCATCAAGCTGGTCCGCCCAGGACGCGCCCAGGGGATTCTCGACGGCGTGGCGCGGGCGGCGGCCTTCGACGGCCCGTTCCGCACTCCGGAGGTGCTGGGCCATGATGAGGCCTCGGTGACCTTCTCCGCCCTGGCCGGCTCGAGCCTGCACGAGGTCAGCGACGACGGCGCCCCCCTGGACTGGGCGCGGGCCTGGGATGAGGTGCTGGCTGCCTGGGGTGAGGCGGTGCGCCGGCCTGTGGACGGGCAGGACCTGCCGGTGCATGACGCGGCGGGGGAGGTAGCGGTGCTGCACCGGTGGACCGAACTGGCCATGCCGGTGCTGCGGGCCCGGGGCCCGGAGCCGGAGCTGTTCGTGGAGGCGGTGGCCGCGGCCGCTGAGGCCCTGGCCGGACTGCCGGTGGGGAGCCCCCGCCCGGCGCACCGGGACCTGCATGACAAGCAGGTGCTGTGGTCCGCCGAACTGGGGCCGGGGCTGCTCGACGTCGACACCGCCTGCCTGGCGGATCCTGCCCTGGACCTGGGCAATCTGCGCGCGCACGCCACCTGGCGGCAGCGTCAGGGCGTGTGGAGCACCGCGCAGGCCGAGACCGTGCGCGGATGTGTGGACGCCACGGCCGAGAAGCTCTCCGGCGCGTCGGGTGCCTCCGTGGCGGAGGCGGTGGCCGTCTACGAGCAAGCGAGCCTGCTGCGTCTGCTGTGCGTCTACGCCTTCCGTCCTCAGTACACGGGGCTGGTCGACCAGCTGCGGGGCGAGCTGCGACCGGGGCGGGCGTGATCGACGACGACTACTACCCTGGACCCATGGGAGAGATCGGGGCGGCCAAACGTCAGGTCCGAGGGCGGGTCCGCGACGCCCGACGCGCCCTGGGCGCCGAGGCTCGACGACGTCTCGGCGACGCCCTGGCTCGGGTCCTGGAGGAGCACGTGCCGGCCGGATCCCGTGTGGCGGCCTATCTGCCGATGCCGGAGGAGCCGGACGTGCGCCCATTCCTGGCACACCACCTGGCTCGCGGCGGGGAGGTGGCCCTGCCCCGAGTGGCGGAGACGGCGGAGCCGCAGCTGGAATGGGTGGACTGGACCCTGGAGGCGCCGACTCGCCGTCACCCGGTGCTGCCGCTGGACGAGCCGGAGGGCCCGGGCCGGGAGATCGAGCGGCTGCTTGACCAGGGGCCGCTGCTGATGCTGCTGCCCGCCCTGGCGGTGGACACCCGGGGGCACCGGCTGGGCCAGGGCGGCGGGTACTACGACCGGCTCTTCGCCCGACTGGACGCGGCAGGACGACTCACCGACGTCGCCGCCTGGGCGGTGGTGGGCCCCGGTGAGGTGCTCCCGCCGGGCACGTTCCCGGTGGAGGCTCATGACCTGCAGGTGGAAGCCGTGGTGACTCCCGAGCGGCTGCGTCGGCTTGTCCTCTGAGCGCTGAACGGCATCCGCTGTGATGCCGCGTGCGGAGCCGTGCCGCTGAGCGGTATAGAATCAGTGGTCGGCAGATGTCTCCGTGGCGGCCTGTGCAGCATGGGTCCGCCGCCTGTCCCCAGACCGAGGAATCCGATGCCCACCTATTCGTACGCCTGCAAGGACTGCACCCACTCCTTCGACATCGTCCAGTCGTTCAGTGACGACTCGCTGACCCTGTGCCCGGAGTGCTCCGGCACTCTGCGCAAGAAGTTCGGCAGCGTCGGCGTCAGCTTCAAGGGCTCAGGGTTCTACCGGACCGACTCCCGCAGCGCGGCCAGCTCCTCGGCCAGCTCCAGCTCCGACTCGTCGACATCCACCTCGGACTCGTCGAGCTCCGCCAGCAAGACTCCGGCGGCGGCCACCGCGGCCGACTGAGTCACCACCTCCTCTCACCCCACCAGGCTCAGGTGAAGGTGCCCCTCGTGGGCGGCCTGCGCGATGTCCTGAGCCGTGGACGGGCTGACGCCGATGACCACCACCTGTCCGCCGTCACCGGGTTGGGGGAACCAGTCGTCCCCCTCCCCCGAGGGCGTCCACAGCACCGGCGCCGCACGCGCCACGGTCCTTGAGGAGGTGCCCTCCTCCAGCGACTCTGCCGAGAGGATCACATCCACCTCCTGGCCTGGGGTGAGCATCCCCACGAGAGCCGTGTCCGCCGGACGGACCGGCACCGCCACATCCCCCTCGGGCTGACCCGCCAGCAAGCCCGGCCCGACGAGCAGCGAGGTCAGCACCACCGCGCCACTGGGCAGCGGCACCGCCGCCTGCCGCCCCGCAACCTCCTCGGCGGTGGCGGGTTCCCCACCCGGGACCGCCTCGGCGTCCACACTGACCTCTTCCAACATGCCGACGGCCAGCTCCTCCCCCGCGGGCACGTCCTGGGTGACGCGCACGGCGGTGACGGTCTCTCCCTGGGACTCGACGCCGGCGAGCAGCCCCGCCGCGACCGCGCTGAGACCGCACAGCAGCGCCAGCGGGATCCGCAGACGACGCACCCAGAGGCCCAGCCCTGTGCCGCGCAGACGCCGGGCCACGCGCGGCCGACGCCGCCGCAGCGGCTGAGCCGAGCGCCCACGGGACGACGTGCCGGAACGAGATCTGCGGCGGCGGGTCCGTCGGGATCCTGCGGCTGGAGCCTGCGGGTACGCCCTATGCCGCGCGGCAGGCGTGGACGCACCCCCATCGGAGGAGCCCGCGCGGGGTCGCACGGCAGGGGGCGCGGGGAATCGGCGGGGTTCGGCGGTGAGGGTCATGCCCTCCACTGTGCGAGCACCAGCCGGTCCCGACCATCCCGCCGGGCATGGCTGGGGAGCGTTCGGCGTGTCGGCCCCTGTGCCCACCCCGCTGTGGAGGAAGAGCCGCTCAGCCCCAGTGCGGAGGCCGCTGGTCCAGGATCCAGCGATCGCGAGGGCTCAGTGCAGGCGCGTTCGCCGATGTGCTCTCCGGCTTCTTCGTCCCCGCGGTCTCCTCGGAATTCGTCTCACCGCGGGTCCTGTCCTCCGAGGGCTCTTCTTCCGAGACTTTTCGATCAGCGGCCGCGCCGCCCTCGGGCCCCTGGTCAGCGGCCTTCGGGGAGGTCTCCTCGCGTGCCTCGCCGGCCTCCAGCGAGGCCGAGCGGAACACCTGCGACTCGACCTCCTCCGGCTGCCCGGAGGTCGCCGGGGCGACCACACGACGCCGTCCGCGCCGGCCCCGGGGCTTCTCTGTGCTCACCGCACCCACTTGCCGCGCTCCCGCGGCGAGGCCCAGGTGGTCGCTCGGCGGTGCGAGTCCTCGTCCTCGGCGTCGGCGGCACCGCCGAAGCGGACCCGGGAGCCGGCGCCGTCGCGCGGCAGCCGCTCCGCGAGCGCCCCGGTGGTGTTCAGCGCGATGCGTCCATGCTCGGCGAACTCCGGCCCTTCAGCCAGGCCCACCTTCTCGGCCACCACCTCGGTGCAACGGATCGGATCCGAGAAGACCTCGATGGTCCACAGCACCAGGTAGTTCCAGCCCAACGCCTCGAAGTCGGCAGGTCGCTGCCTGGACCGCTCGCGCACGCTCATCTCCGCGTAGCTGTCCGTGCCGTCGGAGACCATCGCCAGCGGAGTCACCGGAGACTGCGGGCTGATCTTGCGCGGGCAGGCCGCCAGGTCCAGCGTGCCGCGGAAGCCGTCCTCCACCCGTCCGCCGCGTGCACGGATCCGATCCACCAGGTCCAGCACCAGCGGGTCGGTCAGCGAGCCTGAGGCGGTCGGGTTGTCCGTCCCCTCCAGCCCGAGGGTGATCAGTCGGTGCATCAGGGCCGCACCACGCTCCAGACCGGCGGGATCCAGGTCCCCCGGCGCCAAGGAGGTCACCACGGTCAGCTCACCGCGGGCGCGCGTGGTGGCCACCGCGAAGAGCTCCTCCCCCCGAGCTTCGGAGAGGTCCCCGAAGTGATGCACGGGCTCGCCCTTGATGCTGCGGCCGTAGCCCAGCGAGAAGATGACCCGGTCCCGCACCAGGTGATGGGCGCGCTCCACCGGGGCGACGACGAAGCCCTCGCCCTCCTCCGTCTCGAAGAACGGGCGCGCCCACGTGTGGTTGGCCAGGTTCACCCGGATCGCGTCGGCCACCCGGCGGGCGTGCCACTCCGAGCCGGTGATCACCGCCAGGGAGCTGTCCTTGCGGGTGCGCACGTGGTCGAAGACCATGTCCACCACCCGGTTGACCTCCACGGTCGGAGACTCCACCGAGTCCCGCGCCCCGGGCCGGCCCAGCGCATCACCGAGGTGCTCGACCACCAGACGGCGGCCCTGCCCGGTCAGCTGTGCGGCGTCCGGGATGCGCAGCAGCTCGCCGTCGTAGAGCGCCTCGGAGAGCAGCCCGGTGAGCTCCTGGTCCACCCCGCGGTGCACTCGGCGGAGCTGATGCTGAGGCAGCACCTCGACCAGCTCCGAGAAGATCGACGCCGGCACCTGCTGCTCGGCCTCCCGGGCCACCGGGTCCGCCGAGACGTGGAAGGGCTTCGGGGTCCCCGAGACCGGGTCTCCGAAGGCGATGACCTGGTCCGCCCGGGAGATCGCCCCCAGGGCGGCCGGCACAGAGAGGGTCTCGGCATCGAGCAGGATGACGGCGTCGAAGCGGGCCTCCGCCGGGAACTGCTCGGAGAGTCCCAGCGGCGAGGTCGTCCACACCGGCACCAGCGGTTGGATCAGGGCGTCGTCGACGGCTCCCAGTCCGGCCACGGTCGGTTCGGCGTCGCGCAGCAGCGTCTTCAGCCGCGTGGCGGCCTCGGCGTGGGACTCGACCGCGGACTTCCAACGCACCGCGAGGGCATGGGTCAGCCGTTGGGCGCCGGTCTCGACGTGCGCGGCGTCGGCCTCACGGAACTCGGATTCGATGGTGCGCAGATTCTCCCCGGTGGTCATCGCCAGGTAGTCGTCCCCGGAGATCATCGCCTCCAGCGCGGACTGCCACCAGGCCAGCTCCATCTCGTCGGCGACCTGCGCCGCGGGGACCTCCCGCTCGGCGAAGTCCTCCATCAGCTCCCGGAAGCCCTGCTCGCGCAGCTGCTCGGTGACGAGGGTGCGCTCGGGCAGGGTCTCCAGGGGCTTCTCATCCTCGGCGAGGGTCTCCACCGTGGCGATCATCGTCTCGGCCGGCATGTCCAGCAGGTCGTGGTCCGTGGCGTCGTCGGGGTCCACCGGGCGCAGCACGCCCACCAGCTTCTCCAGCCGGGTCTGCACATGCCCGATGGTGTCGGCCAGCCGGTCCAGGCTCTTGGGCACCTTCGGCAGGGACTCCTCCACCGCCTGCCGGGCCCATTCCTCCCGCTCGGCCTGGACGTCGATCAACGAGGAGTGCAGGTCGTTGATGGACACACCGGAACGCACGTACTCCTTGGCCACGCGGCGCAGCCGGGAGCGGACCATGGAGGTCATCTCCACCCCGTGCTGCCGGCGCCACCAGCCGGGAGCGGTGGCGGCGATCAGGTCGTCCACCGGCTTGGCGTAGACGTCGTGGCTGAACCGTCCCAGGGACTCCTGGACACGCTGGAA
It contains:
- a CDS encoding glycosyltransferase family 4 protein; translation: MPESTTPVVGYVLKMYPRFSETFVVSEILAREAQGEQIVIFSLRPTTDSRFHPELARVQAPVIHVPRPSSATRLWDALSSGPASGVAAAWEELRRHSHDDAAQAVAVARLAREHGVTHLHAHFASVATTVARLAGRIAGLPYSFTAHAKDIFHQDVDPTDLEAKLADAHHAITISEYNLADLRRRFPQATGTLHLVRNGLELERFPFTPDRPQATDVPPRLLAVGRLVEKKGFRLLIEAVDVLRSRDLDVSADIAGDGPLAEELAAEITLRGLDDRIRLLGPLTQAELSKRLGTDDVFVAPFVVGTDGNADGLPTVLLEAMARGIRCVAADVTAVGEVVVPGETGWLVPSDDAPALADAIQEAVAEASAEGQMVRRARALVEELFASRRQAAALRALVPVERPSVSAGGAR
- the cpaB gene encoding RcpC/CpaB family pilus assembly protein, translating into MARRLRGTGLGLWVRRLRIPLALLCGLSAVAAGLLAGVESQGETVTAVRVTQDVPAGEELAVGMLEEVSVDAEAVPGGEPATAEEVAGRQAAVPLPSGAVVLTSLLVGPGLLAGQPEGDVAVPVRPADTALVGMLTPGQEVDVILSAESLEEGTSSRTVARAAPVLWTPSGEGDDWFPQPGDGGQVVVIGVSPSTAQDIAQAAHEGHLHLSLVG
- a CDS encoding 5-formyltetrahydrofolate cyclo-ligase — translated: MGEIGAAKRQVRGRVRDARRALGAEARRRLGDALARVLEEHVPAGSRVAAYLPMPEEPDVRPFLAHHLARGGEVALPRVAETAEPQLEWVDWTLEAPTRRHPVLPLDEPEGPGREIERLLDQGPLLMLLPALAVDTRGHRLGQGGGYYDRLFARLDAAGRLTDVAAWAVVGPGEVLPPGTFPVEAHDLQVEAVVTPERLRRLVL
- a CDS encoding ABC transporter ATP-binding protein, whose translation is MSAASASARRQHRRAVSRTLRMLVPHLGEHKLLIALGLLALAGDVAFRILEPWPVKFAVDAVTEALGARLAETTGIAGDVSTTVVLWALLLAGIVGGRAVCNYISTIAFAKTGVKVVTRLRTRVFDHVQSLSLRYHSTASVGDTSQRLVGDMGRLQEVAVTAGLPLVGNVMTLLALFVVVIIMNPTLSLVVLVTAGLYFLISRVSSPKISSASRDTRKGEGRLVGDAAEALAAIRVVQAYGLEDTVAAGFAAGNAQALKAGIRARKLAARLERSTDVLVGVSTAVVLGFGGWQVLRGVMTPGDMVLFLMYLKIAMKPLRDMAKYTGRIARAAASGERIADLMDEPVEITDPDPALPMGRVSGDVAFYRVSARDGHGRELFRDLSLHLPAGQRVGLLGPSGSGKSTLAGYLLRLADPDEGAVLVDGCDTRRVRREDLRRNMAILLQESVLFATTVRENIRYGRLEATDDEVEQAARRSGAHDFVTALPQGYETVLGARGDTLSGGQRQRIAIARALVRDAPIVILDEATTGLDPASRDLVESSLQELTRGRTTVAITHDLSTLQGVDRILWLQDGRIVEDGSPEELLAHEGSRVARWAAAQRESSAQEEAGRTPAEAIHGTAETPAVQQQPEGTAQDERANA
- a CDS encoding phosphotransferase, which gives rise to MTASRAASQDLPRGAQQIGEASSASIDELETPMESPEIPAGAADPDEQLAQASHLTIPVPPVKVRAPRAADADAAVAALTHLQHAEGLFDDDALSSWLGFPVHGRHVRIKPERSVLMAWERTDGDRSAPDGADGPAQHGWTEVSLDTDKYAKTLARAERVGRQLTIHREDPVYLVSGSMWSDRMLGRELAEAQDALGPEVPWQVLRYNPGRRVVAGVQLEGAQHVVRVSAGEVAPQLAAADRWRRLGVPMEPMQPLGERGTAVISPRWGLGDLLQHPVGAAAETAGIVFGELHTRSSELEVQPDSVLIPEVAEAVHAIGLVAPWLGQRADMLAEMLSPQLEDLGETDELVELHGDLSPDQVLVSDLDGSRVRIIDLDRAGRGPAMRDVGSWVASCRAADHVELADAFLHGYREVAPIDEDSQAAWEAYAHLRAALDSFRRREANWPQQASRRMSMAERALQR
- a CDS encoding FmdB family zinc ribbon protein — its product is MPTYSYACKDCTHSFDIVQSFSDDSLTLCPECSGTLRKKFGSVGVSFKGSGFYRTDSRSAASSSASSSSDSSTSTSDSSSSASKTPAAATAAD
- a CDS encoding glycosyltransferase family 4 protein yields the protein MRIAYLLADPGIGVFGTKGACVHVQEMVRALRSHNHEVTVYCTKRGDRPGRPETESVPDDLADLPVVVIPVPGARDAAAREAAVAQAAEQMARLAAADGAEAAYERYSLFSEAGARLVELTGVPLAVEVNAPLIEEQRDHRTLHDETTAWSATRRTFAAADVVSCVSEPVARWVARVEPSAQVAVIPNGVNTERIRPQAEDQAGQATRPFTIGFVGTLKPWHGTEMLLRAVATASGREPGGWRLEICGYGPELARLRALAEELGLEGTVHFLGAVPPARIPRILEGFDVAVAPYPRPASGEHYFSPLKVYEYLAAQVAVVASAVGDLPEVLGHGSCGLLVSPGDVDALANALDQLARHPELRARLAAAGRAAVVAEHSWHRRCAQLLTMLGHRPQAVIPG